The Plasmodium sp. gorilla clade G2 genome assembly, chromosome: 5 DNA segment atatattatatatatgtcgaATGTATaatgaaatagaaaaaaatgttcCTATTAAAATGAacgttattttatttatttccagtttctatatattcttataaaataatataaagagtaaaaaaataaaagaaatatataaatatttatttatttattatttttttatgaacgccttttttcatttctccttaattttatgaaaaaaaaggattttattttattattttcctattcttttaaataatattatatacatatatattatatatatattatacatctttatatttatgttttattttgtttaaattTTTGTTTAGTTATactatcaatatatatatatatatatatttttatatatattttttttatatgtttatattaatttatgttgattttattcatttattttaatgaGAATGAaatggataaaaaaaaatttattttctttacataaggagatatgataaaatttatgaaattaaaaagggtccatattaatttaataataatacttataatatatattgcatccataaagatatataatgTAAGAAAAGTGGAATGTATACATTCGAGAAaccatattattaataataatataaactttCAAAGTGGAAAAGGTAATAGGCTATTTTTTTTAGtcaataagaaaaatatattcaaaggGATTAACAATATTtcctataaaataaaaaataggaagaaacatttttataagaatgataaggataataatattttaataaattccTTTGATGTGCCTTATAAGgcaaaagaaataaaaagtaGTGACCATAAGATAACTAAAAAGttatcaaaatttttttcctctttaaatttttttaaaaaaggaagTGAACAAGAAAATAGTATTATCGGATATGAAAGGTTCAATGTTTTAAAGTGTGGTTACAATAAATCTGAGGGGAATATAATTACAACAGATTTAGATGATGACAGTGGATTAGATGATCAAAGAGAAGATGATATGgttaatgatgatatatataaaagttatgaaaataataataataataataataacaattttgatgattctaataatattaggaatgatgatataaacaAAGATTATAATAACTCTTCAAATAATGAGAcagttaataaaaatgaaaaaataaataaaaaaagatattataaatttatgtcATGGAATAATACAAAAGAAATTAGAAGTTTTgacttaaaaaaatataatatacataatgaaGATAAGAATGAAGAAAGACCTCAATATTTCCAATCTGCATTTTATTCttcaataaaaaaagtatCTGAAAATAcgaatcatataaatattaaaataaataaagaactAGTTAACGCTCTATCAGttgaagaaatattaaatgtgttagataaatattataattattcaaattataaaaatataaaaaaaaaaaaaaaaaaacatatttttaatgagGTTAATATTGTTACAGCATATCATAGGATAGCTAAACATGTTAGAAATAAaagtttttataaaagaaataattttgatGAAGGAGAGTATTCAATAAATTCATGCTTTGATACAATAACATCTAGTTTGTTTGAGAATTATTCAAATGTGGATGATTCCCCTAGAGTATTCGATTTGTCTTCTAAGAAGGATGAAAAGGAGTTAGGCTCGAACAAAGATAATATTGATGATaagaatatacatataaatgatgatgataagaaGATACATatagatgatgatgataagaatatacatatagatgatgatgataagaaGATACATatagatgatgatgataaccAGAAACAtattgatgatgatgataaccAGAAACAtattgatgatgatgatgatgataacaCATATGTGCATGATTCTAATGTGAACTCcgaaaaaagaaacaataataatgaagagaataaatataaagaccTCTTGAGCAGTAGCCACATGAACCTATACGAAAAAGTAGAaacatatagaaatatatatgaactattaaaagataatttatcaattaataataataataataataataataataataataataataataattgtgaTGAATCTGTTATAACAAAACATGTAGCAAATATTGCATGGGCTTCATCTGTGTTATCTAATAATGATCCTGATATATGGAAATACGTAAAAAAgcaattttataaaaatattaataattttaaagcACAAGAGatttctattattatatggtCCTTTGGttctataaaaaatgaattaatagAAACCGAAGAAgaatttcatttattatttaattgtattaaaaaatatataaatgaaaataaatttaaagcTCAAGAATTTAGTAATATAATATGGTCTTTAGCTGtatgtaattattataattatgatatgttaattcttttatataattatgccattaaaatttttgataagttattattaaaagatatatctACAATATTGTATAGTTTATCTCTTTTTTCGTCTGATtgcataaataataatattcttgatgttattaaaaaaaatcatttttttaaatataatataaaagatgattATTTAACAATAAACAAAacagaagaaaataatgatcATACTAATAAACTCAATCTAGAGAATATAAAAccaaatgatataaaagatgatcataatataataaataatatacaagataaatttaatacaaatgtaaataataatataaatcataaaaaatatgtgacatatttattatttgaaaattTTCTCACTtattcattaaataaaattgaaaatgaaaaagataaaatgaatatgagGAACTGGTCAAACATTTTCTGGTCATGTGCAAATATTGGATTGGGTTTATATAAGGATATGTATAAAGATCACAATGAGTtgcaatattatatttttcatatgaacaaaaaggataatgataatataaatgaaaagggtggtaatgatacatataatgataatataaatgaaaagggtgataatgatatatataatgataatataaatgaaaagggTGATAATGATACTTATagtgatgatataaatgaaaagggTGATAATCTTCCTTATAATAATCCATTCGAATATGTAAATACCaataatgattataagaACAAAAGTATGGTCCAATATAATCATaatcaaaatgataataataaaataaatataaataaaaatgttatattttactATAAAGATAATGATGGAATATATCACTTACATGGATATACAAACAATTGGGATATATCAccatcaaataataatagtaatatattttatgaagaagataaaaatatgaatattaatgTAGATGATTACTCTTGTGATTCTAAACcatatgttcatattatcCATGATGAATATGTATTTCCATTAAAATACTTTTAtgatgaaaagaaatataaaaatcaaTTTAGTATGCAACTTAATAAAGTAGGTATAGATACTGActtggatatatataatgataatatcaaaacaaaaaataaattgaataatataaaagatgatataacttataatcaaaatgataaaaatgataaaaatgataaaaatgataaaaatgataataataataataataataataataataataataatagtaatgtaTCAGGTCAAGATATCAATATAGTAAAccataattttaaaaacacTTTAAATAATAACCATTTAAATATTGAGCATACAAATTATTCCTTATTCCTTAACGAaataagtaataaaaaaattaacctttataataatacaaataataatgctattatattaaaactattatatatgtttgaatCACAAATTAAAGATAAAATTTTGAAGTGGACAAAATGTGATACACAATCTATTGCTAACATTTTATGGAGTTTATCaatattaaatgtattttcaaaaaatatttttgaagaTGGTTTATATGAATGTAATAAAAGATTTATTAAATgcggaaaaaaaaagaatacaaCCAAAGTAAAAAATTTCATATCACAATTACATCAATCACAATTATATCAAGCTGCATTTTCTTATtgtctttatttattaaataatgaaaaacatatagataagttattaaaaaataaagaaaattataaaaatgatatcaTCATAAATAATGACATCAAACAAAAAATACATGCCAtctttgaaaaatattttaaagtatctattaatacattaaatatatggaaaaaacAATTAGCACGAAATCAAAggaaagaacaaaaaaatctTATATCATCTTCAgtgcataaaaaaatatccaATGACTTAAGGAGattgaatatatttcattataatgaattttttattttggatTCCATTCTGGTTGACATATTTATACCCCATTCGAAGGTAcactaataaaatatatatatatatatatatatatatatatatatataaatatttcatttatatttttcatttttcatttttcatttttaatagaTTGTCATAGAAATTGACGGACCTAACCACTTCTTTCAGAAAGGTGAAATGATTATATACAAAGCAAatacattatttaaaaaaagattgCTCAGAGAACTAGGTTATACCGTAATTTCTGTTCCAATTAGCGACTATACATTTATGTTCAGTGCCTTGGATACCATGCATTTTACCAAAAAACTTTTAGACAAAGTAAATTA contains these protein-coding regions:
- a CDS encoding RAP protein, putative; this encodes MIKFMKLKRVHINLIIILIIYIASIKIYNVRKVECIHSRNHIINNNINFQSGKGNRLFFLVNKKNIFKGINNISYKIKNRKKHFYKNDKDNNILINSFDVPYKAKEIKSSDHKITKKLSKFFSSLNFFKKGSEQENSIIGYERFNVLKCGYNKSEGNIITTDLDDDSGLDDQREDDMVNDDIYKSYENNNNNNNNNFDDSNNIRNDDINKDYNNSSNNETVNKNEKINKKRYYKFMSWNNTKEIRSFDLKKYNIHNEDKNEERPQYFQSAFYSSIKKVSENTNHINIKINKELVNALSVEEILNVLDKYYNYSNYKNIKKKKKKHIFNEVNIVTAYHRIAKHVRNKSFYKRNNFDEGEYSINSCFDTITSSLFENYSNVDDSPRVFDLSSKKDEKELGSNKDNIDDKNIHINDDDKKIHIDDDDKNIHIDDDDKKIHIDDDDNQKHIDDDDNQKHIDDDDDDNTYVHDSNVNSEKRNNNNEENKYKDLLSSSHMNLYEKVETYRNIYELLKDNLSINNNNNNNNNNNNNNNCDESVITKHVANIAWASSVLSNNDPDIWKYVKKQFYKNINNFKAQEISIIIWSFGSIKNELIETEEEFHLLFNCIKKYINENKFKAQEFSNIIWSLAVCNYYNYDMLILLYNYAIKIFDKLLLKDISTILYSLSLFSSDCINNNILDVIKKNHFFKYNIKDDYLTINKTEENNDHTNKLNLENIKPNDIKDDHNIINNIQDKFNTNVNNNINHKKYVTYLLFENFLTYSLNKIENEKDKMNMRNWSNIFWSCANIGLGLYKDMYKDHNELQYYIFHMNKKDNDNINEKGGNDTYNDNINEKGDNDIYNDNINEKGDNDTYSDDINEKGDNLPYNNPFEYVNTNNDYKNKSMVQYNHNQNDNNKININKNVIFYYKDNDGIYHLHGYTNNWDISPSNNNSNIFYEEDKNMNINVDDYSCDSKPYVHIIHDEYVFPLKYFYDEKKYKNQFSMQLNKVGIDTDLDIYNDNIKTKNKLNNIKDDITYNQNDKNDKNDKNDKNDNNNNNNNNNNNNSNVSGQDINIVNHNFKNTLNNNHLNIEHTNYSLFLNEISNKKINLYNNTNNNAIILKLLYMFESQIKDKILKWTKCDTQSIANILWSLSILNVFSKNIFEDGLYECNKRFIKCGKKKNTTKVKNFISQLHQSQLYQAAFSYCLYLLNNEKHIDKLLKNKENYKNDIIINNDIKQKIHAIFEKYFKVSINTLNIWKKQLARNQRKEQKNLISSSVHKKISNDLRRLNIFHYNEFFILDSILVDIFIPHSKIVIEIDGPNHFFQKGEMIIYKANTLFKKRLLRELGYTVISVPISDYTFMFSALDTMHFTKKLLDKVNYSP